A genomic window from Tolypothrix sp. PCC 7910 includes:
- the rpe gene encoding ribulose-phosphate 3-epimerase, with amino-acid sequence MTQNRSQKPIVISPSILSADFSRLGDEVRAVDAAGADWIHVDVMDGRFVPNITIGPLVVEAIRPVTTKPLDVHLMIVEPEKYVEGFVKAGADIISVHAEHNASPHLHRTLGQIKELGKQAGVVLNPSTPLELIEYVLDLCDLVLIMSVNPGFGGQSFIPTVVPKIRKLRQMCDERGLDPWIEVDGGLKANNTWQVLEAGANAIVAGSAVFNAPDYAEAITAIRNSKRPTPELAKV; translated from the coding sequence ATGACCCAAAACCGATCTCAAAAGCCCATTGTTATTTCTCCATCTATCTTATCAGCCGATTTTAGCCGTCTTGGTGACGAAGTCCGTGCTGTAGATGCTGCTGGAGCTGATTGGATTCATGTTGATGTAATGGACGGTCGTTTTGTACCTAATATTACGATAGGCCCTCTGGTTGTGGAGGCGATTCGTCCGGTAACCACAAAGCCATTGGATGTCCATTTGATGATTGTGGAACCAGAAAAATATGTTGAAGGCTTTGTTAAAGCGGGTGCTGATATTATTTCAGTCCATGCTGAACACAATGCTTCACCACACCTACACCGTACTCTTGGACAAATTAAAGAACTCGGTAAACAAGCTGGAGTTGTACTCAATCCCTCCACACCTTTAGAACTAATTGAATATGTACTAGACCTTTGTGATTTAGTACTAATTATGAGCGTCAACCCTGGTTTTGGCGGTCAAAGCTTTATCCCAACAGTAGTACCCAAAATCCGCAAGCTGCGTCAAATGTGTGACGAACGCGGTCTTGATCCTTGGATTGAAGTTGACGGTGGACTGAAAGCCAATAATACTTGGCAAGTTTTAGAAGCTGGCGCTAATGCGATCGTTGCAGGTTCAGCTGTATTTAACGCTCCAGATTATGCTGAAGCAATTACAGCAATTCGTAATAGCAAACGACCCACACCAGAATTAGCTAAAGTTTAA
- a CDS encoding HpsJ family protein, which translates to MTKSSSDKFIPGLVQELQEFAFSQTGSTKILRMLGYGLLLLAIFDVVEMFVPPNFMNPAWEFQTFGSLVERVPVPLIGLALVFYGELHSRSKWEFLSLKLISWLTLLLAVVFLLMIPLGVGNTVRLSKQSSAQISNVSKQQLTQAQQVEQRLNQATPEQIGNILREQGRALDGKNPQEVKTQILSEVSKVKSQIKAQAQATESSQRLTLIKNSVKWNLGALVSATLFFSFWKATQWARISR; encoded by the coding sequence ATGACGAAATCAAGTAGTGATAAATTCATTCCCGGATTGGTGCAAGAACTACAGGAGTTTGCTTTTAGCCAAACAGGCTCAACGAAAATCTTACGTATGCTTGGCTATGGACTGCTGTTATTAGCAATATTCGATGTAGTTGAGATGTTTGTCCCACCAAATTTTATGAATCCTGCGTGGGAATTTCAAACCTTTGGATCGCTTGTTGAAAGAGTACCTGTACCTTTAATTGGTTTAGCGCTGGTATTTTATGGAGAATTACATTCTCGTAGCAAATGGGAATTCCTAAGTTTAAAGCTAATATCTTGGTTGACTTTATTATTAGCAGTAGTATTTTTGTTAATGATTCCTTTGGGAGTTGGTAATACAGTTCGTCTGAGTAAGCAGAGCTCAGCTCAAATTAGTAATGTATCTAAACAACAATTAACCCAAGCGCAACAGGTAGAACAGCGATTAAATCAAGCTACCCCAGAACAAATAGGTAATATTTTAAGAGAACAAGGTCGTGCATTAGACGGTAAAAACCCTCAGGAAGTAAAAACCCAAATCTTATCAGAAGTATCTAAGGTAAAATCACAAATTAAGGCTCAAGCACAAGCTACTGAATCTTCCCAAAGACTCACCTTAATCAAAAATTCTGTTAAATGGAATCTTGGCGCTTTGGTTTCTGCAACTTTATTTTTTAGTTTTTGGAAAGCCACTCAATGGGCAAGAATTAGTAGGTAG
- a CDS encoding PEP-CTERM sorting domain-containing protein, which produces MSRLQLRRKLRKAYTGAKYIAKGSHKLSPSCLRTTCLGLVTVTVLSIATTQAANAAAVRAGFTTNTLSRNDDGSTGLVNIGFTTNFFGQIFNQLYVNNNGNVTFDSTLPTYTPFNLTTTNRQIIAPFFADVDTRNPISREVTYGTEILDGRNAFGVNWIDVGYFSGGADKLNSFQLVLVDRGDTGTGNFDIEFNYDKIQWETGTASGGSGGLGGDSARVGYSNATGLSGTFFELPGSAVNGAFLDANLTTGLIYNRLNSNVDGRYVFTARNGVIIVPPPDDVPEPLTIIGTLTAAGFGVTLRRKQKQQQKATAS; this is translated from the coding sequence ATGAGTAGATTACAGCTAAGACGGAAGTTACGAAAGGCATATACTGGAGCAAAATATATTGCGAAAGGAAGCCATAAACTAAGTCCAAGTTGCCTACGCACAACTTGTCTTGGTTTAGTAACAGTCACTGTTCTTAGTATTGCTACAACTCAAGCGGCTAACGCAGCGGCTGTTAGAGCAGGGTTTACCACCAATACATTGTCACGTAATGATGATGGCTCTACAGGCTTAGTTAATATCGGCTTCACAACCAATTTCTTTGGTCAAATTTTCAACCAGCTGTACGTCAATAACAATGGCAACGTTACTTTTGATAGCACTTTGCCAACATACACACCATTTAATCTTACTACTACGAATCGGCAAATTATTGCTCCCTTCTTTGCTGATGTGGACACTCGTAACCCGATTTCACGTGAGGTGACCTATGGAACAGAGATTCTAGACGGTCGTAATGCCTTTGGTGTTAACTGGATTGACGTTGGCTATTTTTCTGGCGGTGCAGACAAGCTCAACAGCTTTCAGCTAGTACTAGTTGATCGTGGTGACACAGGAACCGGCAACTTTGACATTGAATTCAATTACGACAAAATTCAGTGGGAGACTGGAACGGCTAGTGGAGGTAGTGGTGGTTTAGGTGGTGATTCTGCACGTGTGGGTTACTCCAATGCTACTGGTCTATCAGGGACATTCTTTGAGTTACCTGGTTCAGCAGTTAATGGTGCTTTTCTAGATGCCAATTTAACAACTGGACTAATTTATAACAGACTCAATAGCAATGTGGATGGTCGATATGTATTTACAGCCAGGAATGGTGTGATCATCGTACCTCCTCCTGATGATGTTCCTGAACCTTTAACTATTATAGGTACATTAACGGCAGCAGGTTTCGGTGTGACTTTACGTCGCAAACAAAAGCAGCAACAAAAAGCTACAGCTAGCTAA